One genomic region from Maridesulfovibrio frigidus DSM 17176 encodes:
- the iorA gene encoding indolepyruvate ferredoxin oxidoreductase subunit alpha, producing MAQPLLADNPGLKKLLLGNEAIVRGALEAGVQVVTCYPGTPSSEVPDTFFRLSKEGDFSFEYSVNEKVALEVGGGATLAGAMTLTTMKHVGVNVAADPLMTLAYIGTPGGLVLLSADDPGCHSSQNEQDNRYYARLAGMPCFEPSSAQEAKDMTRDALNMSRETSTPILLRTTTRVNHLRGPVEFGPIAKLAPAAGFKKNPSKFVPIPAFARPMHVALLKKLEELRELAEKSEYNKVTGNGKVGIVAAGICRAYLSDALADSGLADKFKVLELGFSYPLPEKLVTDFISSVDKVLIIEELEPFIENEIRILAQKNSITIEVIGKDNVNLPLNGEYSTGNVSAVMHEVLGLKQDKVTLCEAEEGLPMRPPNLCAGCPHRAAYYAAKKVFGPDAICSSDIGCYTLGILPPLNAADFLLCMGSSISAGSGISKAAGQTTLGFIGDSTFFHSGITGLVNAVFNQHDILLVILDNSTTAMTGHQPNPGVETTLIGSNPAQVSIEAIVKGCGVNDVRTVSPLNQKAMTKALEELKAIKGVRVLIAKDPCPLFAKRALGKKPGQTAYVANQSDDVIRCMEEIACPAFEKCEDGVKINEILCSGCMLCLQLTKDIKARKRSS from the coding sequence ATGGCTCAACCACTTCTCGCAGATAATCCAGGCCTGAAAAAGCTGCTGCTCGGCAATGAAGCTATTGTCAGAGGAGCACTCGAGGCTGGAGTTCAGGTTGTGACTTGTTATCCGGGTACACCTTCATCGGAAGTACCTGATACGTTCTTTCGTCTTTCCAAAGAGGGTGACTTTTCATTTGAATATTCAGTAAATGAAAAAGTCGCACTCGAAGTTGGAGGCGGAGCAACTCTTGCCGGAGCTATGACTCTGACAACCATGAAGCACGTTGGAGTCAATGTAGCGGCAGATCCGCTCATGACCCTCGCTTACATTGGTACCCCCGGTGGCCTGGTTCTGCTTTCCGCAGACGATCCGGGCTGTCATTCAAGTCAGAATGAACAGGACAACCGCTACTACGCACGCTTAGCAGGAATGCCCTGTTTTGAGCCATCCTCTGCGCAGGAAGCAAAAGACATGACTCGCGACGCTCTTAATATGTCTCGCGAAACGTCTACTCCTATTCTGCTCAGAACAACCACAAGAGTTAACCACCTGCGCGGACCAGTAGAATTCGGCCCTATCGCAAAGCTTGCTCCTGCGGCTGGATTCAAGAAGAATCCATCTAAATTTGTTCCGATTCCTGCATTTGCCCGCCCAATGCATGTTGCCCTGCTCAAGAAGCTGGAAGAACTGCGCGAGCTTGCTGAGAAATCAGAATACAATAAAGTTACTGGAAACGGTAAAGTAGGTATCGTCGCAGCAGGAATATGTAGAGCATATCTAAGTGATGCGCTTGCAGATTCAGGCTTAGCAGATAAATTCAAAGTTCTTGAACTTGGATTCTCTTACCCGCTACCTGAAAAGCTGGTTACTGACTTTATTTCATCTGTCGATAAAGTTCTCATCATTGAAGAACTTGAGCCATTCATTGAAAATGAAATTAGGATTCTAGCTCAGAAGAATTCTATTACGATTGAAGTAATTGGCAAAGATAATGTAAATCTGCCCCTGAACGGAGAGTACTCCACAGGTAATGTTTCTGCAGTGATGCATGAAGTTCTGGGACTGAAACAAGATAAAGTTACACTTTGCGAAGCTGAAGAAGGTCTACCAATGAGACCTCCGAACCTTTGTGCAGGTTGCCCTCACCGTGCGGCGTACTATGCAGCTAAAAAGGTATTCGGACCTGACGCTATATGCTCATCTGATATCGGGTGTTACACACTTGGAATTCTGCCTCCGCTTAATGCTGCAGACTTTCTGCTTTGCATGGGATCTTCCATTTCCGCAGGATCTGGGATTTCTAAAGCAGCAGGACAGACAACACTTGGATTCATCGGCGATTCTACATTCTTCCACTCCGGTATCACCGGACTAGTTAATGCGGTATTCAACCAGCATGACATCCTGCTCGTTATCCTTGATAACAGCACAACTGCCATGACAGGTCACCAGCCTAATCCCGGTGTTGAAACAACACTTATCGGCTCTAATCCAGCTCAGGTAAGCATTGAAGCAATCGTTAAAGGTTGCGGCGTAAATGATGTTCGCACTGTAAGCCCTCTGAATCAGAAGGCTATGACTAAGGCTCTTGAAGAACTTAAAGCTATTAAGGGCGTAAGAGTCTTGATTGCTAAAGATCCTTGCCCGCTGTTTGCAAAAAGAGCGCTCGGCAAGAAGCCCGGTCAGACTGCATACGTTGCCAACCAGAGCGACGATGTTATCCGCTGTATGGAAGAAATTGCATGTCCTGCATTTGAAAAATGTGAGGACGGCGTCAAGATTAATGAAATCCTTTGTTCCGGATGCATGCTCTGCCTGCAACTGACCAAAGACATTAAAGCCAGAAAGAGGAGCAGCTAA
- a CDS encoding indolepyruvate oxidoreductase subunit beta, with translation MSTRLRIFMTGVGGQGTLTATNLLAQAILDSGTDLTAGEIHGMAQRGGVVESAILIGMASPKIAHGEADIILGFEPLETLRALPYLKPNGIVLSSTEYVAPLSVSTGKAEQTPLELIKDRVNACASKAYFVPCQRLGLEAGAIQSGNIALLGALCATGLIPLKPEELAETIKSVMKPKIADINLKALQLGVDAISK, from the coding sequence ATGAGTACACGCTTGCGTATCTTCATGACTGGAGTTGGCGGACAGGGAACCCTGACTGCAACAAACCTCCTCGCACAAGCAATTCTTGACAGCGGAACGGATTTAACCGCCGGAGAAATTCACGGCATGGCACAGCGCGGTGGTGTTGTTGAGTCTGCTATTCTTATAGGAATGGCTTCTCCCAAAATAGCACACGGCGAAGCTGACATCATCCTTGGCTTCGAACCGCTCGAAACTCTTCGCGCACTACCTTACTTGAAACCTAATGGAATTGTTCTTTCAAGTACTGAATACGTTGCACCACTTAGCGTTTCGACTGGTAAAGCTGAGCAAACTCCTTTGGAGCTAATCAAGGACAGAGTCAATGCATGCGCGAGCAAAGCATACTTCGTTCCTTGTCAGCGTTTAGGTCTCGAAGCTGGAGCTATCCAGAGCGGGAACATTGCGCTTCTCGGAGCACTCTGCGCAACGGGTCTCATTCCTCTGAAACCGGAAGAACTTGCAGAAACCATTAAATCTGTAATGAAACCAAAAATCGCGGACATCAACCTTAAAGCCCTGCAATTAGGTGTGGACGCTATCTCAAAATGA
- a CDS encoding sigma-54-dependent Fis family transcriptional regulator, whose translation MSITGQSDKAENIYLSTLNEILDSIAPHNDLEPSLNAILKVLAKDLHFERAFLAIMDPKSERLKLSITHSPAKIDHVTYSPGKGVVGRVYETGKAVIIPRMSDNSDFLNKAFGRSDDELKSLSFICVPIIKTSADNEKHVLGTISVDSPIQPMDNLLEHTQFLEVVAALISNQVLRLQEEMALQAQMLSQGSFLSGGQEVPPPANFVATSKSIRQVLRQARQVGPSRATALLRGESGTGKELLAEAIHACSPRREKPLVKLNCAALPAELVESELFGHQKGAFTGAYQNKRGLFEVANNGTLFLDEIGELSMDAQAKVLRAIQEKEIQRVGSEQPITVDVRLICATHQPLEKLLREGKFREDLFYRVNVFPIFIPALRERREDILPLAEQFLESFSKEYEKNIKRISSPAIDLFTQYHWPGNVRELKNCLERAVLICEEEVIRTYHLPPTLQTAESTATDTSLSFGEAVAKFEQELLVDSLKKARGNMLQAARDLRVSYRIVNYKVKKYNIDVKKYAGGKKTK comes from the coding sequence ATGAGTATTACTGGACAGTCTGACAAAGCGGAAAATATTTATTTATCAACTCTGAATGAAATTCTAGATTCTATTGCTCCACATAATGATCTTGAGCCGAGCCTGAACGCTATTCTAAAAGTTCTAGCTAAAGACCTCCACTTCGAACGTGCATTTCTGGCCATTATGGACCCGAAATCAGAAAGACTGAAACTATCGATAACTCACAGTCCGGCAAAGATTGATCATGTGACTTACTCCCCCGGTAAAGGGGTAGTCGGAAGAGTTTATGAAACAGGCAAGGCTGTCATAATTCCACGCATGTCTGACAATAGCGATTTTTTAAATAAAGCTTTCGGGCGATCAGATGATGAATTAAAATCTCTTTCTTTCATCTGTGTGCCAATTATTAAGACAAGTGCAGACAACGAAAAACATGTCCTTGGAACAATCAGTGTAGACTCACCGATACAGCCGATGGACAACCTTCTTGAGCACACACAGTTTCTTGAAGTTGTAGCAGCTTTAATCTCCAATCAAGTCCTACGCCTTCAAGAAGAAATGGCCCTTCAAGCTCAAATGCTGAGTCAGGGCTCATTTCTCAGTGGTGGACAGGAAGTACCTCCCCCAGCTAATTTTGTTGCTACTTCTAAAAGCATCAGACAAGTCCTAAGGCAAGCCAGACAAGTTGGACCGAGCAGAGCTACAGCCCTTCTTCGCGGTGAATCTGGAACTGGTAAAGAACTCTTAGCTGAAGCGATCCATGCATGCAGCCCACGCAGAGAAAAACCTCTTGTTAAGCTCAACTGTGCGGCTCTTCCCGCTGAACTTGTTGAAAGTGAACTTTTCGGACACCAGAAAGGAGCCTTCACAGGTGCTTACCAAAATAAGCGCGGCCTGTTTGAAGTAGCCAACAACGGCACCTTATTTCTAGATGAAATCGGCGAACTTTCAATGGATGCTCAGGCCAAAGTGCTTAGAGCTATTCAGGAAAAAGAAATTCAGAGGGTTGGGTCTGAACAGCCTATAACAGTTGATGTTCGCCTTATTTGCGCGACTCACCAGCCTCTTGAAAAATTATTACGCGAAGGCAAGTTCAGGGAAGACTTATTTTACAGAGTCAATGTATTCCCTATATTCATTCCTGCTCTTCGTGAAAGACGTGAAGACATTTTACCTCTCGCAGAACAGTTCCTTGAAAGTTTTTCCAAAGAATATGAGAAAAATATTAAAAGAATTTCAAGTCCGGCCATCGACCTTTTCACTCAGTACCACTGGCCTGGAAACGTTCGTGAGCTAAAAAACTGCCTTGAAAGGGCGGTGCTCATTTGTGAAGAAGAAGTAATACGTACTTATCATCTTCCTCCGACTTTGCAGACTGCTGAAAGCACTGCAACAGACACATCTTTGTCGTTCGGGGAAGCTGTCGCCAAGTTTGAACAGGAGCTTCTTGTAGACTCCCTTAAAAAGGCTCGCGGTAATATGCTGCAGGCTGCTAGGGATCTCAGAGTTAGCTACCGCATAGTTAACTACAAAGTTAAAAAGTATAATATTGACGTAAAAAAATATGCCGGTGGCAAAAAGACTAAATAA
- a CDS encoding 2-oxoacid:acceptor oxidoreductase family protein, whose product MKNQHLDRFEIRLSGLGGQGILTLGKVMGSGLALGQGYNVTQTQSYGPEARGGASRSDLVISSEKISYPKAESVDLLIALSQEACNMYYRNLKPGGLLLIESELVKQPPVNNYLGLPFTSLAKNKIGLVQAMNTIVLGAATYLLPFAQQKIIRKNLEEILPAKIVEINVKAFNLGYKEAKKNFGEPEELWKANCVVVEEDEGDSI is encoded by the coding sequence ATGAAAAATCAGCACTTAGATAGATTTGAAATACGTCTTTCTGGTCTTGGCGGTCAGGGAATTTTGACTCTTGGTAAAGTTATGGGCTCGGGCCTTGCGCTTGGTCAGGGATACAATGTAACCCAGACTCAGAGTTATGGACCGGAAGCTCGCGGCGGAGCAAGTCGTTCTGATTTAGTGATAAGTTCTGAAAAGATCAGTTATCCTAAAGCAGAGTCTGTGGATTTGCTTATCGCACTGAGTCAGGAAGCGTGTAATATGTATTACCGTAACCTGAAGCCGGGCGGATTACTTTTGATTGAGAGTGAGCTTGTAAAACAGCCTCCAGTAAATAATTATCTGGGGTTGCCTTTTACTTCTCTTGCGAAAAATAAAATTGGTCTCGTACAGGCTATGAACACAATTGTTCTTGGTGCGGCGACTTATCTTCTCCCTTTTGCTCAGCAAAAGATTATCCGCAAGAATCTTGAAGAAATTCTTCCAGCAAAAATTGTTGAGATCAATGTGAAAGCATTTAATCTTGGCTACAAGGAAGCAAAGAAGAATTTTGGTGAGCCTGAAGAATTGTGGAAAGCGAATTGCGTCGTTGTTGAAGAAGACGAGGGTGATTCAATTTAG
- a CDS encoding 2-oxoacid:ferredoxin oxidoreductase subunit beta: protein MADIKGTQLIHEYLRHNKKFPHVFCSGCGHGIVLGSLIRSIHGLGLSKDDVCIVAGIGCSGRLAAYVDFNTVHTCHGRALTFATGIKMAKPGMHVIVVMGDGDSMAIGGNHLIHAARRNIGVTALILNNNIYGMTGGQCSPTTPAGANTQTTPMGQMEQSFDCAKLCTAAGANYVARGSVFHVKRLDSMIMEGIMNPGFGVVEIMTPCFTQYGRKNGFKSPVDMFHALKKNVIQSDRFDAIPEEERGEKVPSGVFVKKDTPGLEEKFYEMAARCQGGS, encoded by the coding sequence ATGGCAGATATTAAAGGAACACAACTTATTCACGAGTATCTGAGGCATAACAAGAAGTTTCCCCATGTTTTCTGCTCTGGCTGCGGACATGGAATCGTACTTGGCTCGCTAATCAGAAGTATTCATGGACTCGGTCTTTCTAAAGATGACGTCTGTATCGTAGCCGGTATCGGGTGTTCAGGAAGACTTGCAGCCTATGTTGATTTTAACACAGTTCATACCTGCCACGGCAGAGCGCTTACTTTTGCCACAGGCATTAAGATGGCTAAGCCGGGAATGCATGTTATAGTGGTTATGGGCGATGGCGATTCCATGGCTATTGGCGGTAATCACCTTATCCATGCTGCTCGCAGAAATATTGGAGTTACTGCTCTTATATTGAATAATAATATCTACGGAATGACCGGGGGGCAGTGTTCTCCAACTACTCCTGCTGGCGCAAATACACAGACAACTCCTATGGGGCAGATGGAACAAAGCTTCGATTGTGCAAAGCTTTGTACTGCTGCAGGAGCTAACTATGTTGCGCGGGGAAGCGTTTTCCATGTGAAGAGATTAGATTCCATGATTATGGAAGGTATTATGAATCCCGGGTTCGGAGTTGTTGAAATTATGACTCCGTGCTTCACTCAGTATGGCCGTAAAAACGGGTTTAAGAGCCCTGTTGATATGTTCCACGCATTAAAGAAGAATGTGATTCAAAGTGATCGTTTTGATGCCATTCCTGAAGAGGAGCGTGGCGAGAAGGTTCCATCAGGAGTCTTTGTCAAAAAGGACACCCCCGGGTTGGAAGAGAAATTCTATGAAATGGCTGCACGGTGTCAGGGAGGATCGTAA
- a CDS encoding 2-oxoacid:acceptor oxidoreductase subunit alpha, with the protein MARPKKKKNKEIFALGNEAVVEGALLAGCDFYAGYPITPSSEIMEIMAQRLPKIPNGSFVQMEDEIGGLGAVIGASLAGRKALTATSGPGFSLMQEHIGYGCITETPLVIVNVMRGGPSTGLPTSPAQGDVQQARWGTHGDHSIIVLSASNVQECLEMTIEAFNLAEKYRTPVILLIDEITAHTREKITIPNEDEFEVFNRTLPTMPPEWYKPYEETVRGVPPMPAIGSGYRFHVTGLTHDVNGFPTSRPDEVRELNERLFRKIDQFLHDVQIVEEIDTEDAEVAVIAYGTVARSAELAVKQARDLGVKAGLLKLKTLFPYPRKATEKLMYRAKTIIVPEMNMGQISREVKRVNNGQVSVRTINKVDGQIITPAEILKVLTRV; encoded by the coding sequence ATGGCCAGACCCAAAAAGAAAAAAAACAAAGAAATTTTTGCCCTAGGTAATGAAGCTGTTGTCGAAGGAGCTCTTTTGGCCGGGTGTGATTTTTACGCCGGTTATCCCATTACTCCTTCATCGGAAATAATGGAAATAATGGCTCAAAGGTTGCCAAAGATCCCAAATGGTTCATTTGTCCAGATGGAAGATGAAATCGGTGGTCTTGGCGCTGTAATCGGGGCATCACTTGCCGGGCGTAAAGCTCTTACAGCCACTTCCGGTCCCGGATTCTCACTTATGCAGGAGCATATCGGGTATGGGTGTATTACTGAAACACCGCTCGTTATTGTTAATGTTATGCGTGGTGGTCCAAGTACAGGCCTTCCGACTTCTCCTGCCCAAGGTGATGTTCAGCAGGCTAGATGGGGCACCCACGGCGATCACTCAATAATAGTTTTATCGGCTTCTAATGTTCAGGAATGTCTTGAAATGACAATTGAAGCTTTTAACCTCGCTGAAAAGTATCGTACCCCGGTAATTCTTCTTATCGATGAAATAACCGCACACACTCGCGAGAAAATAACAATTCCGAACGAAGATGAGTTTGAGGTGTTCAATAGAACTCTTCCTACCATGCCTCCGGAATGGTACAAGCCTTACGAAGAAACCGTAAGGGGAGTGCCACCTATGCCTGCCATTGGTTCCGGTTACAGATTTCATGTGACTGGACTTACTCATGATGTAAACGGATTTCCGACTTCACGTCCTGATGAAGTTCGTGAACTTAATGAGCGGTTGTTCCGTAAAATTGATCAATTTTTACATGATGTTCAGATCGTTGAAGAAATTGATACCGAGGATGCCGAGGTTGCTGTAATTGCATACGGAACTGTGGCCCGTTCAGCGGAACTTGCGGTTAAGCAAGCTCGCGATCTGGGCGTTAAAGCTGGACTTTTGAAGCTTAAAACACTCTTTCCTTATCCTCGTAAGGCTACTGAAAAGCTTATGTACAGGGCGAAGACCATCATCGTTCCTGAAATGAATATGGGACAGATTTCCAGAGAAGTGAAAAGAGTAAATAATGGTCAGGTAAGTGTACGGACCATTAATAAAGTTGACGGGCAGATCATTACTCCCGCTGAAATCCTCAAAGTCTTAACACGGGTATAG
- a CDS encoding 4Fe-4S dicluster domain-containing protein, which yields MSAKSKGKSRVTIFPDWCKGCGICAAFCPAKVMELNDQGKAVVVREEECINCGFCELHCPDFAIMVQPKVDSEIPAGSKSGQVNASPTGSVESEKSIKEKG from the coding sequence ATGAGTGCCAAAAGTAAGGGAAAAAGCAGAGTTACGATTTTTCCGGACTGGTGCAAAGGCTGCGGAATTTGCGCTGCGTTTTGTCCGGCAAAGGTCATGGAACTGAATGATCAGGGCAAGGCGGTCGTGGTCAGAGAGGAAGAATGTATTAATTGCGGATTTTGTGAGCTTCATTGCCCTGATTTCGCGATAATGGTTCAACCTAAAGTGGATAGTGAAATCCCAGCAGGATCTAAGAGTGGGCAGGTCAATGCTTCTCCTACCGGTTCTGTGGAAAGTGAAAAATCCATTAAGGAAAAGGGATAA
- a CDS encoding EAL domain-containing protein: MSGHNTSSKKSYFRFRKGERSISRDLSACLVFALAIIIGVVTAYEYFGRSHMLRQEVEDKADIYIEQLTKSVTFPIWNFDMVSLQHVCSAYTQNDQFSKLRIDDLNGDILFNFVRVGEDNEDPISRSRDLYIGKERIGSVNFELSNKAYLRNLDWILFVSSLTFLTSVAVIYVITGLLLDYFIRRPLRRLRKGMDKVAMGDFSYHFAEFRYTELLEIGSRFNRMTDEIASREKRLEEINEVLKGEVYKREKAAASSIKSEKRYRALVETTSEGFLMVDENQVLLDVNPAFCRLIGLPREEVLGSNLVSILGQFASDKLDEKSVGDHRFELSFTNHVGRDIDIYIHASNLYENDFAKIIFAFVTDISSYKSMEKALRSSEEEYRTIADYTFDWEMWIGPTGIVKYVSPSCERISGFPKDYFVEGAGKVEMLLHKNDRGHWNDALVGKFQSNDGTDLRMFRKDGLMRWVSLSGHQVLADDGSSLGVRISLRDITKRKFMEKQLQYEALHDPLTGLANRTLCCDRILKSVERSRRRDGYYYAVIFMDLDRFKVINDSLGHNIGDKLLVKVSKRLLQAVRDLDTVSRFGGDEFIVVLEELDKPREAIRIARRIKESLSKPMLVDGHKISIAASYGIILSPTPYDKPEELIQNANVAMHQAKESGRDKMKVFNRSMLDKAMNAMSLERDLRAGIINNELYLDYQPIYSLESKEVMGFEALVRWNHPERGLVMPGEFIPMAEESGLIFELGRWVINEACREVKGWINRYESAADLVISINISGRQFSQVSLVDNILSTLEKYELPPKNIKIEITETAIMERANQAVKMLTHLQSAGVFVSIDDFGTGYSSMSNLQEFPLDQLKIDLSFVQKMSQSPENVEIVKAIINLAHNLGLYVVAEGVENEHQETLLRDMGCEFGQGYLFSKPMRISQVESFLNGDTFLGL; the protein is encoded by the coding sequence ATGTCCGGGCATAATACGTCTTCGAAGAAATCTTATTTCAGATTTAGAAAAGGTGAAAGATCAATTTCTAGAGATCTTTCAGCATGTCTTGTCTTTGCCCTTGCCATAATTATCGGAGTTGTTACCGCTTACGAATATTTTGGGCGATCTCATATGCTTCGTCAGGAAGTTGAGGACAAGGCTGATATCTATATTGAGCAGCTTACCAAATCGGTTACTTTTCCCATATGGAACTTTGATATGGTCTCCTTGCAACATGTTTGCAGTGCTTATACTCAAAATGACCAGTTTTCTAAACTTCGTATTGATGATCTTAATGGTGATATTCTCTTCAATTTTGTTCGAGTTGGCGAAGATAACGAAGATCCAATTTCCAGATCACGAGATTTATATATTGGTAAAGAAAGGATTGGATCTGTTAATTTCGAACTCTCCAATAAGGCCTACCTTCGTAATTTAGATTGGATTCTCTTTGTTTCTAGTCTTACATTTTTGACATCCGTTGCTGTCATCTACGTGATCACTGGATTATTATTGGATTATTTTATCCGCCGTCCGTTGCGAAGACTTCGCAAAGGTATGGATAAAGTTGCGATGGGTGACTTTTCTTATCATTTTGCTGAATTTAGGTACACTGAACTCCTCGAAATTGGTTCTCGTTTTAATCGCATGACAGATGAAATAGCGAGCCGGGAAAAGCGGCTGGAAGAGATAAATGAGGTTCTTAAGGGCGAGGTATACAAACGTGAAAAAGCCGCAGCTTCTAGTATTAAGAGTGAGAAAAGATATCGGGCGTTGGTAGAAACTACCTCGGAAGGCTTTTTAATGGTTGATGAAAATCAGGTTTTACTTGACGTAAACCCGGCTTTTTGCCGTTTAATTGGGCTTCCTCGTGAGGAGGTTCTCGGCTCCAATCTAGTAAGTATTTTAGGGCAGTTTGCATCAGATAAGCTCGACGAGAAGAGTGTTGGAGATCATAGATTTGAGCTTAGTTTTACAAACCATGTAGGGCGCGACATTGATATTTATATCCATGCCAGCAATCTGTATGAAAATGATTTTGCAAAGATCATCTTTGCGTTTGTTACCGATATTTCCAGTTATAAGAGTATGGAGAAAGCACTTCGTTCTTCCGAAGAAGAATATCGTACCATCGCTGACTACACATTTGACTGGGAGATGTGGATTGGTCCCACCGGCATAGTGAAATATGTAAGTCCTTCGTGTGAAAGAATTTCCGGTTTTCCCAAAGATTATTTTGTTGAAGGGGCAGGAAAGGTCGAGATGCTGCTCCATAAAAACGATAGAGGGCATTGGAACGATGCACTAGTTGGTAAATTTCAGTCTAACGATGGGACTGATCTAAGGATGTTTAGGAAGGATGGATTGATGCGCTGGGTCTCGCTCAGTGGCCATCAAGTACTCGCGGATGACGGTTCTTCCTTAGGTGTTCGAATTTCATTGCGAGATATTACTAAACGCAAGTTCATGGAGAAACAGCTCCAATATGAAGCTCTTCATGATCCTTTAACGGGTCTTGCTAACCGAACATTGTGTTGCGATAGAATCCTAAAATCTGTTGAGCGTTCACGCAGACGAGATGGATATTACTACGCAGTCATTTTCATGGATCTTGATCGCTTTAAAGTTATCAACGACAGTCTTGGACATAATATTGGTGATAAGCTTTTGGTTAAAGTTTCCAAACGCTTACTACAAGCTGTTCGTGATCTAGATACTGTATCCAGATTTGGCGGAGATGAATTTATTGTTGTACTTGAAGAGTTGGATAAGCCTCGCGAAGCAATACGAATTGCCAGACGTATTAAAGAAAGTCTCAGTAAGCCCATGCTCGTTGATGGGCATAAGATTAGTATCGCTGCGAGCTATGGCATAATACTCAGTCCGACCCCTTATGATAAGCCAGAAGAACTGATTCAAAATGCTAATGTGGCTATGCATCAGGCGAAAGAAAGTGGCCGTGATAAGATGAAAGTTTTTAATCGTAGCATGCTTGATAAGGCTATGAATGCTATGAGCCTCGAAAGAGATCTTCGTGCCGGTATAATTAATAATGAGCTGTATCTTGATTATCAGCCAATTTACTCTCTTGAAAGTAAAGAAGTCATGGGTTTTGAGGCTTTGGTGCGGTGGAATCACCCCGAGCGCGGATTGGTTATGCCTGGCGAATTTATACCGATGGCGGAAGAGTCTGGATTAATTTTTGAACTAGGTCGTTGGGTTATCAATGAGGCGTGCCGTGAAGTTAAAGGTTGGATTAACAGGTATGAAAGTGCCGCCGATCTTGTGATTTCAATTAATATTTCCGGGCGGCAATTTTCACAGGTGTCGCTTGTTGATAATATTCTTTCAACTCTTGAGAAGTACGAGCTTCCTCCAAAGAATATTAAGATTGAGATCACGGAAACAGCTATTATGGAAAGGGCTAATCAGGCTGTTAAAATGCTTACTCACTTGCAGTCGGCAGGAGTTTTCGTATCGATTGATGATTTTGGAACGGGATATTCTTCCATGAGCAATCTTCAGGAGTTCCCGCTTGATCAGTTGAAGATAGATCTCAGTTTTGTCCAGAAAATGAGTCAGTCTCCTGAGAATGTTGAGATCGTTAAAGCTATTATTAACTTGGCGCACAATCTTGGGTTATATGTTGTAGCTGAGGGGGTAGAGAATGAGCATCAGGAAACTTTGCTTAGAGATATGGGCTGTGAATTTGGCCAAGGATATCTTTTTTCAAAACCGATGAGAATCTCTCAAGTTGAATCTTTTTTAAATGGTGATACTTTTTTGGGTTTATAA
- a CDS encoding precorrin-8X methylmutase translates to MADKHNLLAVAKPSDIEKKSFEIIDSEVPEPRKFQGVEWQIARRMVHTTADFELIDLVRFHPKAIENGLESIRSGCTIVTDTEMAKCGIPVRRMVPLACEVRCLINDPEVIATAKTNSTTRAHAALELAADKIKPAIHVIGNAPTALIRLVRLIESGKMEVPALIVGMPVGFVNAAESKAMLMDCGNLPYISVEGRKGGSALAACVINALAEVVLAEKKLSSECI, encoded by the coding sequence GTGGCTGATAAACATAATCTTCTTGCTGTTGCAAAACCTAGTGATATAGAAAAAAAATCTTTTGAAATTATTGATTCTGAGGTTCCAGAACCTCGCAAATTCCAGGGTGTTGAGTGGCAGATTGCAAGAAGAATGGTTCACACTACTGCTGATTTTGAACTGATTGATCTTGTTCGTTTTCATCCGAAAGCTATAGAAAATGGTCTCGAATCTATTAGATCCGGTTGCACTATTGTTACCGATACCGAGATGGCTAAATGCGGAATACCTGTTCGTAGAATGGTCCCGCTTGCTTGTGAAGTTCGTTGTTTAATCAATGATCCTGAAGTGATTGCGACTGCAAAAACAAATTCAACCACGCGAGCACACGCAGCTCTCGAGCTTGCTGCTGATAAAATCAAGCCCGCTATCCACGTTATTGGTAATGCTCCTACTGCTTTAATCCGTCTTGTCCGGTTGATTGAATCTGGTAAAATGGAAGTTCCTGCTCTAATAGTAGGCATGCCTGTCGGGTTTGTGAATGCTGCTGAGTCCAAAGCTATGCTAATGGATTGTGGGAATTTGCCTTATATTTCGGTCGAAGGAAGAAAGGGCGGTTCAGCACTTGCGGCGTGCGTGATTAATGCTTTGGCTGAAGTAGTTTTGGCAGAAAAGAAACTTTCCTCTGAATGCATTTAA